The following coding sequences lie in one Mucilaginibacter sp. KACC 22773 genomic window:
- a CDS encoding MutS-related protein has protein sequence MQQDIINNYEQRANAAQQEAAKYKKLANTYSLLRLSIFALIVVAISIAVQQDNFTIVAVAFVVLVFAFAWLVSRQSRFEKLKQYYDDLQKVNLNEIASSIQTHANMYNDGTRFGNEKHFYTSDLDIFGNASLYQLVNRTATSTGNNKLAEWFDKPATKLTILQRQEAVKEIATKNDWKLSVQTLLVFAIQQDVNQLKNLFKYLHLPLDMPGEKWLAMYTKIAPYLFTGVLILAWFIPYARLAAIIIGIANMGIVFSKAMYISKADMIAGKIGDTLAKYADVFKQAEDEPWQASYNASLAGLLKTSQTSNKIKELANLINKLNYHLNMIVGFVLNLFFLWDIRQVIAIENWKRRNNDSLEAAFDVIAEFEALISLASLTINYPDWAYPQIEDKPGYTLIAQSLAHPLIEATKRIENNYELEDTHKIDIITGSNMAGKSTFLRTIGINTVLALCGAPVCAKSMRVSVITIISYMRIKDSLNESTSTFKAELDRLQMLLAAVENEPKIFFLIDEMLRGTNSVDKYLGSKAVIEQLIRKNAVGMVATHDLQIARLEDKYPDYVRNFYFDIQVKDGEMLFDYKIKHGECKTFNASLLLKQIGINVEAE, from the coding sequence ATGCAACAGGATATTATTAACAATTATGAACAACGCGCCAATGCCGCACAGCAGGAAGCCGCCAAATATAAAAAGCTTGCCAATACGTATTCGTTATTAAGGCTCAGCATCTTCGCGCTTATTGTTGTAGCCATCAGCATTGCCGTGCAGCAGGATAATTTTACCATTGTGGCCGTGGCTTTTGTGGTACTTGTTTTTGCGTTTGCGTGGCTGGTATCACGCCAAAGCCGGTTCGAAAAACTTAAACAGTACTACGACGATTTGCAAAAAGTAAACCTGAACGAAATCGCCAGCAGCATCCAAACCCATGCCAATATGTATAACGATGGCACCCGCTTTGGTAACGAGAAGCATTTTTACACCTCCGACCTGGATATTTTCGGCAACGCCTCCCTGTACCAGTTGGTTAACCGCACAGCTACATCTACAGGCAATAACAAACTTGCCGAATGGTTTGATAAGCCGGCTACCAAACTCACCATTCTACAGCGGCAGGAGGCTGTTAAAGAAATAGCTACCAAAAACGATTGGAAGCTTTCGGTACAAACTCTATTGGTATTTGCCATTCAGCAGGATGTAAATCAGCTTAAAAACCTTTTCAAATACCTGCACCTTCCGCTTGATATGCCCGGCGAAAAATGGCTTGCCATGTATACCAAAATAGCGCCATATTTGTTTACCGGTGTTTTAATACTGGCCTGGTTTATCCCTTACGCCAGGCTGGCGGCCATTATAATAGGTATTGCTAACATGGGCATCGTATTCTCTAAAGCCATGTACATTAGCAAAGCTGATATGATTGCCGGTAAAATTGGCGATACCCTGGCCAAATACGCCGATGTATTTAAACAGGCAGAAGACGAGCCCTGGCAAGCCAGCTATAATGCCTCGCTTGCCGGATTGTTAAAAACCAGCCAAACTTCCAACAAAATAAAAGAGTTAGCCAACCTGATCAACAAACTCAATTATCACCTTAACATGATTGTCGGTTTTGTGCTTAACCTGTTCTTTTTGTGGGATATCCGTCAGGTAATAGCTATCGAAAACTGGAAACGCCGGAATAACGATAGCCTGGAAGCCGCTTTTGATGTCATCGCCGAATTTGAAGCACTTATCAGCCTGGCAAGCCTCACCATTAATTACCCCGACTGGGCTTACCCGCAAATTGAAGATAAGCCAGGTTACACACTTATTGCCCAATCACTTGCTCACCCGCTTATTGAAGCCACTAAACGCATCGAAAATAATTATGAGCTGGAAGATACCCATAAGATAGATATTATCACAGGCTCAAATATGGCGGGCAAGAGCACTTTTTTGCGCACCATAGGTATAAATACCGTACTGGCGCTTTGCGGCGCTCCTGTGTGCGCTAAAAGCATGCGGGTATCGGTTATCACCATCATTAGCTACATGCGCATTAAAGATTCACTTAACGAAAGCACATCAACCTTTAAGGCCGAGCTCGACCGCCTGCAAATGTTGCTGGCCGCGGTAGAAAACGAGCCCAAGATATTTTTCCTGATAGATGAAATGCTGCGCGGCACCAACTCTGTTGATAAATACCTCGGTTCCAAAGCCGTGATCGAACAACTGATCCGCAAAAATGCTGTGGGTATGGTGGCCACTCACGATTTACAAATTGCCCGCCTGGAAGATAAATACCCAGATTATGTACGCAACTTCTACTTCGATATCCAGGTAAAAGACGGCGAAATGCTGTTTGATTACAAGATAAAGCACGGTGAATGCAAAACTTTCAACGCCTCGCTGTTATTGAAACAGATAGGGATTAATGTGGAGGCAGAGTAG
- the rlmH gene encoding 23S rRNA (pseudouridine(1915)-N(3))-methyltransferase RlmH codes for MKITFLTVGKTEDAYLKEGIDKYVKRLKHYTKLELVEINELKNTKALTADQQKAKEAELILKKISPLDHVILMDEKGNEYTSTQFAAYINKKEISLSANLIFVIGGPYGFDQSVYQRANDKISLSRMTFSHQMVRLFFVEQLYRAYTILKGEPYHHE; via the coding sequence ATGAAGATTACGTTTTTAACCGTTGGCAAAACAGAAGATGCCTATTTAAAAGAGGGCATAGATAAATATGTAAAACGCCTGAAGCATTACACCAAACTGGAACTGGTAGAGATTAACGAACTGAAAAATACCAAAGCCCTCACGGCAGATCAGCAAAAAGCAAAAGAGGCAGAGCTTATCCTGAAAAAAATAAGCCCGCTTGATCATGTGATTTTGATGGATGAGAAAGGCAACGAATACACATCTACCCAGTTTGCCGCCTATATCAACAAAAAAGAGATCAGCCTATCGGCCAACCTGATATTCGTTATTGGTGGCCCTTATGGGTTCGATCAATCGGTGTACCAACGTGCTAACGATAAAATTTCATTGTCGCGAATGACTTTCTCGCACCAGATGGTCCGCCTTTTTTTTGTTGAGCAGCTTTACAGGGCGTACACCATTTTGAAGGGCGAGCCGTATCATCACGAGTAG
- a CDS encoding cation diffusion facilitator family transporter: MGHDHSHSHSHGGHHHHDHAPKLDHLNTAFIVGIILNSAFVIIETIAGFMTHSLSLLTDAGHNLSDVASLALALLAFKLTKVSANSKYTYGYKRSTIIVSFFNAMILFVAVGFIVYEAIMRFLNPETVSGGTMAWVAFIGIGINALTAWLFVKDKDTDLNVKGAYLHMAVDAIVSLGVVISGVIIYFTRLYWIDSIVSIVIAIVILRGTWGLLKDSLRLEMDGVPAEMDLEKIKAELMKGKGVVDVHHMHVWALSTTENALTAHLVIKPENMADFDSIKHDLRHRLEHMEINHSTFEPEFADEKCGQPECA, from the coding sequence ATGGGTCACGATCATTCACATTCTCACTCGCACGGCGGGCATCATCACCATGATCATGCGCCCAAGCTGGACCATTTGAATACAGCCTTTATTGTAGGCATCATCTTAAATTCGGCTTTTGTAATTATAGAAACCATAGCTGGTTTTATGACACATTCGCTGTCGTTGTTAACCGATGCAGGGCATAACCTGAGCGACGTGGCCTCTTTGGCTTTGGCGCTGCTGGCCTTTAAGCTTACTAAAGTAAGCGCCAACAGTAAGTATACCTACGGCTATAAAAGATCGACCATCATCGTATCCTTTTTTAATGCCATGATCCTGTTTGTAGCTGTTGGCTTTATTGTTTACGAAGCCATTATGCGTTTCCTGAATCCCGAAACGGTATCAGGTGGTACCATGGCCTGGGTAGCTTTTATTGGTATTGGTATCAATGCCCTTACTGCCTGGCTGTTTGTGAAAGATAAAGATACCGACCTGAATGTTAAAGGTGCTTACCTGCACATGGCGGTTGATGCCATTGTATCACTTGGCGTTGTTATATCGGGCGTTATCATCTATTTTACCAGGCTGTATTGGATTGATAGTATTGTAAGTATAGTTATTGCCATTGTGATATTACGCGGAACCTGGGGGCTGTTAAAAGACAGCCTGCGCCTGGAGATGGACGGCGTACCTGCCGAAATGGATTTGGAAAAAATAAAAGCCGAACTGATGAAAGGCAAAGGCGTAGTAGATGTGCACCACATGCACGTATGGGCACTTAGCACTACCGAGAATGCACTTACCGCCCACCTGGTTATCAAACCAGAGAATATGGCCGATTTTGATAGTATTAAACATGACCTCCGTCACCGGTTGGAACACATGGAAATAAACCATAGCACCTTTGAGCCCGAGTTTGCCGATGAAAAGTGCGGGCAGCCAGAATGTGCGTAG
- a CDS encoding SUKH-3 domain-containing protein, which translates to MKDFSTAVENLLLKAGWYKGRKIDVDLFRQSLKEDGFTLIPIVEEFLREFGWLRIFFDKLSGQKDSFHFDAQKATEGVHPGWAQKKYADRLNNKTLCIIGEGYSDHLTLMMDINGKVYGGYDDILIFIAENGRDAIEAICADKKFEHIP; encoded by the coding sequence ATGAAAGACTTTAGTACAGCCGTTGAAAATTTGCTTTTAAAAGCAGGCTGGTATAAAGGCCGGAAAATAGACGTAGATCTTTTCAGACAATCTCTTAAAGAAGATGGTTTTACATTAATACCCATTGTTGAGGAGTTTTTAAGAGAGTTTGGATGGCTTCGGATTTTTTTTGATAAACTTTCCGGGCAAAAAGACTCATTTCATTTCGATGCTCAGAAGGCAACCGAAGGGGTGCATCCAGGTTGGGCACAAAAGAAATACGCTGACCGCTTAAATAATAAAACGCTTTGTATAATTGGCGAAGGATATTCGGATCATTTAACATTGATGATGGATATTAACGGAAAAGTTTACGGCGGATACGATGATATCTTAATTTTTATTGCTGAAAATGGAAGAGATGCTATCGAGGCGATTTGCGCAGATAAAAAGTTTGAGCATATTCCCTAA
- a CDS encoding Dabb family protein, translating to MSTTNRRKFITTTAALAAGTAAASAMSMIDQKEEWPVIHHVFFWLKNPGSVEDRDKLVAGVKTLSKIETVKKLRVGVVASTEKRDVVDNSWAVSELMFFSDLAGQATYQTHPIHLEFIKNCSHLWEKVIVYDAVEA from the coding sequence ATGAGTACTACCAACAGACGAAAATTCATAACCACTACAGCCGCCCTGGCAGCAGGAACGGCAGCAGCATCTGCAATGTCAATGATAGATCAAAAAGAAGAATGGCCCGTAATACACCATGTGTTTTTCTGGCTTAAAAATCCCGGTTCGGTTGAAGATAGGGACAAACTGGTTGCAGGCGTTAAAACCCTGTCGAAAATAGAAACCGTTAAAAAACTGCGTGTAGGCGTTGTTGCCAGCACCGAAAAACGTGATGTGGTTGATAACAGCTGGGCTGTATCTGAACTGATGTTTTTTAGCGACCTTGCCGGACAGGCAACCTATCAAACCCACCCCATACACCTGGAGTTTATCAAAAATTGCAGCCACCTTTGGGAAAAAGTGATTGTTTATGACGCGGTGGAAGCGTAA
- a CDS encoding DUF5606 family protein, translated as MNLQGIVAVSGKPGLWRALAQNKTGYVLESLDAQKTKLVANLSTAKLAALTEITIFGIEDDIRLTDVFEQMKAAANVPDAKADGKKMRTFFYEVAPDHDEEKVYASDMKKILTWFHILKDLPLFNEVDPTQAPAPETTTAEVEEPVAEVVAAEPEPAPAPKAKAKKATKKAE; from the coding sequence ATGAATTTACAAGGAATTGTAGCCGTATCTGGCAAACCGGGATTATGGCGGGCGTTGGCTCAAAACAAAACCGGTTATGTACTGGAGAGCCTGGATGCACAAAAAACAAAACTGGTAGCCAACCTGTCAACAGCTAAACTGGCTGCCCTTACCGAAATAACTATTTTTGGTATTGAGGATGATATCAGGCTTACCGATGTTTTTGAGCAGATGAAAGCCGCCGCAAACGTACCCGACGCTAAAGCTGATGGTAAAAAAATGCGCACATTCTTTTACGAAGTGGCACCGGATCATGACGAGGAGAAAGTATATGCCTCAGATATGAAAAAGATCCTTACCTGGTTCCATATCCTTAAAGATTTACCGTTGTTTAACGAAGTGGATCCAACCCAGGCACCGGCCCCAGAGACCACAACAGCCGAAGTTGAAGAACCGGTTGCCGAGGTAGTTGCCGCCGAACCGGAGCCAGCTCCCGCTCCAAAAGCAAAAGCTAAAAAAGCCACAAAAAAAGCCGAGTAA
- a CDS encoding peptidylprolyl isomerase: MSKAIIKTEKGDMTVEFYDQDAPNTVANFKKLAKSNFYDGVIFHRVIPNFMVQGGDPTGTGAGGAGYKIDCELTGDNQYHDRGVLSMAHAGRNTGSSQFFICHNRTNTAHLDRNHTVFGKVIENVDVVDAIRQGDKILSIEVIED; the protein is encoded by the coding sequence ATGAGCAAAGCAATAATCAAAACTGAAAAAGGCGACATGACCGTAGAGTTTTACGATCAGGATGCCCCAAATACTGTAGCTAACTTTAAAAAATTAGCAAAATCAAACTTTTACGATGGTGTTATCTTCCACCGCGTTATCCCTAACTTTATGGTACAGGGTGGCGACCCAACCGGTACCGGTGCTGGTGGCGCAGGCTACAAAATTGATTGCGAATTGACAGGCGATAACCAATATCATGACCGTGGTGTGCTTTCAATGGCACATGCCGGCCGTAACACCGGCAGCTCACAATTCTTTATCTGCCATAACCGTACAAATACCGCTCACTTAGATCGTAACCACACCGTATTTGGTAAAGTGATTGAAAACGTTGACGTTGTTGACGCTATTCGCCAGGGCGATAAAATTTTAAGCATCGAAGTAATAGAGGATTAA
- a CDS encoding PDDEXK-like family protein, with product MELHQYKNLLDQVNAINTRYKKINELTGENFNVFRILKLESSEVRMHSAFLAELLNPNGSHGQKEIFLELFIKSICFKNNPIDVCSCKIKVEDYIGQISEDRTYGGRIDITIKDKHNHQIIIENKIYAGDQDHQLTRYFNNSSNADIIYLTLDGKPPSDNSKGEMIEDVHYKCVSYKYDMLHWLELCRKEVTVYPIVREAITHYINLIKHLTNQTLNHNMEEELSDLLKSYIEESWAISKALDVACQKVSDDFGKTIENHFQEIGLECKYEIAFEKRYSGIYIWRPEWKHLSISFQFQYFDREMIYGILQEDPNKFEIPIGLRKEIFSLPGNGLKTSDWWPWFNKVESPYGNWHELEAWQAIRDGRMKTMIIEKTEYLLNLVKDIEL from the coding sequence ATGGAACTACACCAATATAAAAATCTACTCGACCAAGTAAATGCGATCAATACTCGTTACAAAAAAATCAACGAACTAACAGGAGAAAATTTTAACGTTTTTAGAATTCTTAAACTTGAATCCTCTGAGGTCAGGATGCATTCGGCTTTCCTTGCGGAATTACTAAACCCCAACGGTAGTCATGGACAAAAAGAAATTTTTCTTGAGCTGTTTATAAAATCTATTTGCTTTAAGAACAATCCGATTGACGTATGTTCATGCAAGATTAAAGTAGAGGACTATATAGGTCAGATAAGCGAAGACAGAACTTACGGTGGCAGAATAGATATTACCATCAAAGATAAGCACAATCATCAGATTATAATTGAGAATAAAATATATGCTGGCGATCAGGATCATCAGTTAACCCGATATTTTAACAACTCATCAAACGCCGATATTATATACTTGACTTTGGATGGAAAGCCCCCGTCAGATAATAGTAAAGGAGAGATGATTGAAGATGTACACTATAAATGCGTATCATACAAATATGACATGTTGCACTGGCTGGAACTTTGTCGTAAAGAAGTAACAGTCTATCCAATTGTAAGAGAAGCAATCACTCATTACATCAATTTAATTAAGCACCTAACCAATCAAACACTAAATCACAATATGGAAGAAGAGCTGAGCGACCTACTTAAATCGTACATCGAAGAATCGTGGGCAATTTCAAAAGCATTAGATGTAGCATGTCAAAAAGTTTCAGATGATTTTGGCAAAACAATTGAAAACCATTTTCAGGAAATTGGTTTAGAATGCAAATATGAAATAGCATTTGAAAAACGTTATAGCGGAATTTATATATGGCGACCTGAATGGAAGCATTTAAGTATAAGCTTTCAATTTCAGTACTTTGATAGGGAAATGATTTATGGAATTTTGCAAGAGGATCCTAATAAATTCGAAATCCCGATCGGTTTAAGAAAAGAAATATTCTCTTTGCCTGGCAACGGATTAAAAACAAGTGATTGGTGGCCATGGTTTAACAAGGTCGAATCACCTTATGGTAACTGGCACGAACTTGAAGCATGGCAAGCTATTCGCGATGGCCGAATGAAAACCATGATTATCGAAAAAACCGAATATTTACTCAATTTAGTTAAAGATATAGAACTTTAA
- a CDS encoding asparagine synthetase B codes for MDDEQKDHLKSYGIAFLALKNGEEVDWLLNYRGGSFMMKYNQKMEEECKIRGVSYQVLADAKVSEIITEVSDPSVNMDVIKLEKAPKMAVYSPENKLPWDDAVTLVLKYAEIPYDVVYDEEVIRGDLPKYDWLHLHHEDFTGQYSKFYGAFRFAQWYNDDVKGQEALAHKLGFKKVSQMKLAVAKNIRDFCAGGGFLFAMCSGTDTFDIALASSNTDICERMFDGDSADPDAQSKLDFTQTFAFQNFTLDMNPMSHQFSNIDVTTTRQVERQRDFFTLFDFSAKWDVVPSMLTQDHDKVIKGFMGLTTAYNKSMLKPGVTIMGEMKTANEARYIHGEYGKGQWTFYGGHDPEDYQHAVGDPPTDLKLHPNSAGYRLILNNVLFPAAKKKKQKT; via the coding sequence ATGGACGATGAGCAAAAAGATCACCTGAAATCATACGGAATAGCTTTCCTGGCTTTAAAAAATGGGGAGGAAGTTGACTGGCTGCTTAATTACCGCGGCGGCAGCTTTATGATGAAGTATAACCAGAAGATGGAGGAGGAGTGCAAAATCCGTGGGGTAAGCTACCAGGTGCTGGCTGATGCTAAGGTGAGCGAGATTATTACCGAGGTAAGCGATCCATCGGTAAATATGGATGTGATTAAGTTGGAGAAGGCACCCAAAATGGCGGTTTACTCGCCGGAAAATAAACTACCCTGGGACGATGCCGTAACCCTGGTTTTAAAATATGCCGAAATTCCTTATGATGTAGTGTATGATGAAGAAGTGATCAGGGGCGATCTGCCCAAATATGATTGGCTGCACCTGCACCACGAGGATTTTACCGGGCAGTACAGTAAGTTTTACGGCGCCTTTAGGTTTGCACAATGGTATAATGATGACGTAAAAGGACAGGAAGCGCTGGCCCATAAGCTTGGCTTTAAAAAGGTATCGCAAATGAAGCTGGCGGTAGCCAAAAACATTCGGGATTTTTGTGCGGGCGGCGGTTTTTTGTTTGCCATGTGCTCGGGCACTGATACGTTTGATATTGCCCTGGCCTCATCCAATACGGATATCTGCGAACGGATGTTTGACGGCGATTCGGCCGACCCGGATGCACAATCGAAACTGGATTTTACACAAACTTTCGCTTTCCAGAATTTTACGCTGGACATGAACCCGATGTCGCACCAGTTTAGCAACATTGATGTAACTACTACCCGGCAGGTGGAGCGCCAGCGCGATTTTTTTACGCTGTTTGATTTTTCGGCCAAATGGGATGTAGTGCCCAGCATGCTCACCCAGGATCATGACAAAGTGATAAAAGGCTTCATGGGGCTTACAACAGCCTATAATAAAAGCATGCTAAAGCCCGGCGTAACCATCATGGGCGAAATGAAAACCGCCAATGAAGCCCGCTACATCCACGGCGAATACGGCAAAGGCCAATGGACCTTTTACGGCGGCCACGATCCCGAAGACTATCAACATGCCGTGGGCGATCCGCCAACAGATTTAAAGCTTCACCCCAATTCGGCAGGGTATCGCTTGATTTTGAACAATGTATTATTCCCGGCGGCAAAGAAGAAGAAGCAGAAAACGTAA
- a CDS encoding putative porin, with the protein MHHKLKYILLFLLCFGIQAAFAQYGQVNRARPLSTRDTVKTQRKVSDDELLDSLRKKEDNKKDSVIFSAKFIRVTMERFLSDSTQTFALDTGIYNFENYSPLTDPRHPRISLGYNGVSQRSMLFEPDQTIGFNTGLHSLDVYAIKPQDIKYYNARVAYSNLTLFNGFGSSAEQVFKIIHTQNVKPNWNVGFNLNFNGSRGFYSTSSVLQQNVSDVNAAFFTWYQSPGKRYNLLANIIYNNLKAPETGSILNDTIFTGKSNSLFFKNSAPVRLQNSYQQWTDKSLYIKQFYYLGRIDSLNKGKDNSKILPTQRVAHTLFVQNSSYNYLQTNQPDTYNVFPDYYYSYNRSRDSLSVTHIQNEFSYSFYLRSKSVKFVKNEVKLDLGLVHDLYNYAQYVSDTVLNQYGYKYIHQNKMQNNTFQDITLKAKFSYRFSDRLGLEGDFRQIVQGRDFGDYFYGAKLNVAGNDKAGKIILEAYSQNSSPPLIYTNWISNHYIFHNSFQNQKTTSASFSYINNPLQLDIKAEYFLIAGYMYFTAQDGGIDAHPAQLSNDINLLKISVGKNLSYHSLHFDNYVVYQKTDYQSTLRTPEVYTYSNLYFSKTLFNVLKSNFGVSVRYNTPYVAPSYAVGIGQFYNGPDITFTSYPVASVYFKATLQRTNLFLMYDYANQGLQSKGFYTVNRYPMQDHLLKFGVSWTFYN; encoded by the coding sequence ATGCATCATAAGCTCAAATATATTTTATTGTTCCTGTTGTGCTTTGGCATACAGGCGGCTTTTGCACAATATGGCCAGGTAAACCGGGCAAGACCGCTATCAACGCGCGATACGGTAAAAACTCAACGGAAGGTTAGTGACGATGAACTGCTGGATAGCCTGCGCAAAAAAGAGGACAATAAAAAAGACTCTGTAATTTTCAGCGCCAAATTTATCCGCGTGACGATGGAGCGTTTCCTGAGCGACAGCACACAAACTTTCGCGCTGGATACCGGCATCTATAACTTTGAAAATTACAGTCCGCTTACCGATCCCCGCCATCCGCGCATCAGCCTTGGCTATAACGGCGTATCACAGCGAAGTATGCTGTTTGAGCCCGACCAAACCATTGGTTTCAACACCGGCCTGCACTCGCTGGATGTGTATGCCATAAAACCGCAGGATATTAAATATTATAACGCCAGGGTGGCGTACTCCAACCTCACGTTGTTTAACGGTTTTGGCAGTTCGGCCGAGCAGGTTTTTAAAATCATCCACACCCAAAATGTAAAACCAAACTGGAATGTGGGTTTTAACCTTAACTTTAACGGATCGCGCGGATTTTATAGCACCAGCAGCGTGTTGCAGCAAAATGTGAGCGATGTAAATGCTGCTTTTTTTACCTGGTATCAATCGCCCGGCAAGCGTTATAATTTACTGGCCAACATCATTTACAATAATTTAAAAGCGCCAGAAACGGGTTCAATCCTTAACGATACCATTTTCACAGGCAAAAGCAATTCCCTATTCTTTAAAAACTCGGCCCCCGTGCGGCTTCAAAACAGCTATCAGCAATGGACAGATAAAAGCCTGTATATAAAGCAGTTTTATTACCTGGGCCGTATTGATAGTTTGAACAAAGGCAAGGATAACTCCAAAATTTTGCCTACCCAGCGTGTAGCGCACACCTTATTTGTTCAAAACAGCAGTTATAATTACCTGCAAACAAATCAGCCCGATACTTATAATGTATTCCCCGATTATTATTACAGCTATAACCGGTCAAGGGACTCGCTGTCGGTAACGCATATCCAAAACGAATTTTCGTATAGTTTCTATCTCCGCAGTAAATCGGTAAAGTTTGTTAAAAACGAGGTAAAGCTCGATCTGGGCCTGGTACATGACCTTTATAACTACGCGCAATACGTAAGTGACACCGTGCTAAACCAGTATGGATACAAGTATATCCATCAAAATAAAATGCAGAATAATACCTTCCAGGACATTACCCTGAAAGCTAAATTCAGCTATCGTTTTAGCGACCGGCTCGGTCTTGAAGGCGACTTTAGACAGATTGTCCAGGGCCGCGACTTTGGCGATTACTTTTACGGTGCAAAACTTAATGTTGCAGGTAATGATAAAGCAGGCAAAATTATTTTGGAAGCGTATTCGCAAAACAGCTCACCGCCGCTCATTTATACCAACTGGATAAGTAACCACTATATTTTCCACAACAGTTTCCAAAACCAAAAAACAACCAGCGCATCGTTTAGCTATATCAACAACCCTTTGCAGCTTGATATCAAGGCCGAATACTTTTTAATTGCAGGGTACATGTATTTTACGGCCCAGGATGGCGGTATCGACGCCCACCCCGCACAGCTGAGTAATGATATCAACCTGCTTAAGATAAGTGTGGGTAAAAATTTAAGCTACCACAGCCTGCATTTTGATAACTACGTGGTTTACCAAAAAACAGATTATCAATCAACCCTGCGCACGCCCGAGGTTTATACTTATAGCAACCTGTATTTCAGCAAAACACTTTTCAACGTACTTAAATCAAACTTTGGCGTAAGCGTAAGGTATAATACACCGTACGTAGCACCGTCATACGCGGTAGGTATTGGCCAGTTTTACAATGGGCCCGATATTACTTTTACATCGTATCCTGTTGCATCGGTTTACTTTAAAGCCACCCTTCAACGCACCAACCTGTTCCTGATGTATGATTATGCCAACCAGGGCTTGCAAAGCAAAGGTTTCTACACCGTAAACCGCTACCCTATGCAAGATCATTTGCTGAAGTTTGGTGTTAGCTGGACGTTTTATAATTAG
- a CDS encoding purine-nucleoside phosphorylase, with translation MLDNIESTARYIKNRIGDFEPEVGIILGTGLGGLVKDIVVEKQLMYSNIPDFPISTLEFHSGKLIFGTLGGVKVVAMQGRLHYYEGYNMQQITFPVRVMKYLGIKTLYVSNASGSLNPDFKKGDLMVIADHINLQPQNPLIGRNYEELGPRFPDMSQPYQRTLIDKALTIAAANNITCHKGVYVAVTGPNLETKAEYTYLRIIGGDAVGMSTVPEVIVANHMGIPVFAISVLTDEGFTDVLEPVSLQEIIRVAEEAEPKLTLILKNLIAGN, from the coding sequence ATGTTAGACAATATTGAAAGCACCGCCCGGTACATCAAAAACCGCATAGGCGATTTTGAACCCGAGGTAGGTATAATTTTAGGCACAGGCCTGGGTGGCCTGGTTAAAGACATCGTTGTTGAAAAACAGCTGATGTACTCCAACATCCCCGATTTCCCAATCTCGACATTGGAGTTTCATTCGGGTAAATTGATTTTTGGCACACTTGGAGGTGTAAAAGTGGTAGCTATGCAAGGGCGATTACACTATTACGAAGGCTATAACATGCAACAAATAACCTTCCCGGTTAGGGTGATGAAATACCTGGGCATTAAAACCCTTTACGTATCAAATGCCAGTGGCTCCCTTAACCCCGATTTTAAAAAAGGCGACCTGATGGTTATTGCCGATCATATTAACCTGCAACCGCAAAACCCGCTCATTGGCCGAAATTACGAAGAGCTTGGGCCCCGTTTTCCGGATATGAGCCAGCCGTACCAGCGCACGCTGATTGATAAAGCTTTAACTATTGCAGCGGCAAACAATATTACCTGCCATAAGGGAGTTTATGTTGCTGTAACCGGCCCTAATTTAGAAACCAAGGCCGAGTACACTTATTTAAGGATAATTGGCGGCGACGCAGTAGGCATGAGCACCGTACCCGAAGTTATTGTAGCAAACCATATGGGTATCCCGGTATTTGCCATATCGGTATTAACCGACGAAGGTTTTACTGATGTACTGGAACCTGTGTCGTTACAAGAAATTATAAGGGTAGCCGAGGAAGCCGAGCCAAAACTGACCCTGATCCTCAAAAATCTGATAGCCGGTAATTAG